From Pedobacter indicus, a single genomic window includes:
- a CDS encoding ComEC/Rec2 family competence protein yields MQGLKENNINFAAWPFVRFVFALIAGIGMGHWIRPQVHVFYLVCIIAGLSIALFFLMIGITKLRKFRNYPTLSVLFYIFLFALGWARMWHPDPLIQRGHFSHDPTDALIGFVADEPRITEKTIRFPVQVTHSVTDSLISARKGRLLLSIQRDSLNDLEQIYYYGDQLLIEADFNELKPSFNPNEFNYKQYMAGREIWHQSYLTHKQVKKIGENQGDDLIDFALGLRENMVAKLESILVEKDVHAIASTLVLGYRSDLDRDLLNTFSTTGTIHVLSVSGLHVGIIFSVFSFLLLWNRKSKWIWLKAVILIALIWLYALITGLSPSVLRASIMLSLGILALSMVRQNQIYNTIAFSAFILLMYNPRFLSDIGFQLSYLSVLGIVYFYPKFYLAPGFSNPILKTLWSYISISLAAQLATFPLVTYYFYFFPVYFLPANLFILLPATLILYIGILVLLLPSGGLQLFLAQFLEATIKITKEVLVYFGELPYSSLNLRWTESWHFLVLYLVVLAASFFVFHKKKTAIYLIFIGLILLGLDRSLQKYSERHLNQIKIYNVGKNTAIGIFQRENAYLYTNFKDEHDSTFEYSVKPSFLALAKPPNFIHHVDTFLNEDFLVYEHFIQLGNKTLFVFDRPMELQGNIAVDLFIVKNNSLHSISEMQDIMTFDQMILDGSNAWWYIQKMKVEAEKMKIPVYVLKDNFHYVW; encoded by the coding sequence ATGCAAGGGTTGAAAGAAAACAATATCAATTTTGCTGCATGGCCTTTTGTCCGATTTGTTTTTGCATTGATTGCAGGGATAGGTATGGGGCATTGGATTCGACCTCAAGTTCATGTTTTCTATTTAGTTTGTATAATAGCTGGCTTATCAATCGCTCTTTTTTTCTTGATGATCGGTATAACTAAGCTCCGTAAGTTTAGAAATTATCCGACGCTGAGTGTTCTATTTTATATTTTCTTATTTGCACTGGGTTGGGCGCGTATGTGGCATCCAGACCCGTTGATTCAACGCGGTCACTTTAGCCACGATCCGACGGATGCACTTATAGGTTTTGTTGCCGATGAACCTAGAATTACAGAAAAAACCATTCGCTTCCCAGTACAAGTCACACATTCCGTCACTGACAGTCTGATCTCAGCACGCAAGGGGAGGCTTTTACTCAGCATCCAACGTGATTCTTTAAATGATCTGGAGCAAATCTACTATTATGGCGATCAACTGCTTATTGAAGCTGACTTCAATGAACTCAAGCCCAGTTTTAATCCAAATGAATTCAATTATAAACAGTACATGGCCGGTCGGGAAATCTGGCATCAAAGTTATTTAACACATAAACAAGTAAAAAAGATTGGTGAAAATCAAGGTGATGATTTAATTGATTTTGCTCTTGGTCTGAGGGAAAATATGGTAGCGAAGTTAGAAAGCATCCTGGTTGAAAAGGATGTACATGCTATTGCATCAACACTCGTGTTAGGTTACCGTAGCGATTTGGATCGTGATTTATTGAATACCTTTTCGACAACTGGAACGATCCACGTTCTCTCTGTTTCAGGCCTTCACGTAGGCATCATATTTTCCGTGTTTTCATTCTTATTGCTTTGGAATAGAAAGTCTAAATGGATCTGGCTAAAGGCTGTTATACTCATTGCGTTAATTTGGCTGTATGCACTTATAACGGGCTTATCACCTTCGGTGCTCCGAGCCTCCATTATGCTTAGCTTAGGGATTTTAGCACTGAGTATGGTTCGGCAAAACCAAATATACAACACCATCGCTTTTTCAGCATTTATTCTTTTAATGTATAATCCGCGGTTCTTATCAGATATTGGTTTTCAACTTTCGTATTTGTCTGTACTTGGTATCGTGTATTTTTACCCCAAGTTTTATTTAGCACCGGGTTTCTCCAATCCAATACTTAAAACGTTGTGGTCATATATCTCAATTTCTCTTGCCGCGCAACTAGCAACCTTTCCTTTAGTCACTTATTATTTTTATTTTTTTCCTGTTTATTTTTTGCCAGCAAACCTTTTTATTCTATTGCCAGCTACCTTAATTCTATATATCGGCATCCTCGTTCTTCTTTTACCATCAGGCGGGCTTCAGCTGTTTCTGGCTCAATTTCTTGAAGCAACTATTAAAATCACAAAAGAAGTCTTGGTCTATTTTGGGGAGTTGCCATATTCCAGTTTAAATCTTCGGTGGACTGAATCCTGGCATTTTTTGGTCTTGTATCTAGTCGTTTTAGCCGCAAGTTTTTTCGTTTTTCATAAAAAGAAAACGGCAATCTATTTAATATTTATCGGTTTGATTCTCTTAGGACTAGATCGATCGTTGCAAAAGTATTCAGAAAGACACCTTAACCAAATTAAGATTTATAATGTGGGCAAGAATACTGCGATAGGTATATTCCAAAGGGAGAACGCCTATTTGTATACGAACTTTAAAGACGAGCATGATTCGACTTTCGAATATTCAGTTAAGCCAAGTTTTTTAGCGTTGGCTAAACCTCCTAATTTTATCCATCATGTTGATACGTTTCTAAACGAGGATTTTTTGGTTTACGAACATTTTATTCAGTTGGGAAACAAGACCCTGTTTGTCTTCGATCGCCCGATGGAGTTGCAAGGTAACATTGCTGTAGACCTTTTCATTGTAAAAAACAATTCACTGCACAGTATAAGTGAAATGCAAGACATTATGACGTTCGATCAGATGATTTTAGATGGAAGCAATGCATGGTGGTATATCCAAAAGATGAAAGTCGAGGCTGAAAAAATGAAGATTCCCGTGTATGTTCTAAAGGATAATTTTCACTATGTTTGGTGA
- a CDS encoding RecQ family ATP-dependent DNA helicase produces MTIHEVLQKHWGYSSFRPLQEDVINSVIEGRDTLALMPTGGGKSICFQVPTLIRPGICIVVSPLIALMKDQVESLKAKGIKAIAIFSGMGKKEVDIALDNCIFGDIKFLYLSPERLRNELVQERIKHMNISLFAIDEAHCISQWGYDFRPAYLDIKILRTLHPGVPVLALTATAVERVVEDIQEKLDFDPQHSHVLKRSFFRDNLAYMALFEENKMQRLLRIINRTPGSGIVYVRSRRETKEIARFLIMNGINADYYHAGLGTNERNRKQDAWMKNETQIIVSTNAFGMGIDKPNVRLVVHLDIPEHLEAYFQEAGRAGRDGNKSYAVLLYNEADKLKLKSNFEQSFPSVQEVAQTYFQLGNYFQLAYGAGEGVVFDFDIGDFCKRYTLNVIKTMASLKFLERDEWISVTENVFLPSRISFEVDATELYRFQVEHANMDSVIKFILRTYGPAFDHFVDIRETDVARKLNLPTQHVYSLLQKMNDMGVLTYLKQKDSPQLQFMRPRSDTKHLTVDHQYIVERKRIAEAQLKSIFNYLENDECRSRKLLAYFGENESPDCLICDVCILKRSAGSDEELEGKIYVEITNLLVDGPLTLDELVDGIDNGSDKMKLSFIRKLIDSGEIKMNNGKYYQK; encoded by the coding sequence ATGACCATTCATGAGGTTTTACAGAAACATTGGGGGTATTCCTCTTTTCGTCCACTTCAAGAGGACGTCATTAATTCAGTAATTGAAGGGAGGGATACGCTGGCGTTGATGCCCACCGGAGGTGGTAAATCCATTTGTTTTCAAGTGCCTACACTTATCCGACCTGGAATATGTATTGTAGTCAGCCCGTTAATAGCGTTGATGAAAGATCAAGTTGAAAGCCTGAAAGCAAAAGGCATCAAAGCGATCGCTATCTTTTCCGGTATGGGTAAGAAGGAAGTCGATATAGCGCTAGATAACTGCATTTTCGGCGATATCAAGTTCCTGTACCTGTCTCCTGAAAGACTGCGAAATGAACTTGTTCAGGAGCGTATCAAGCATATGAACATATCTTTGTTTGCTATCGACGAGGCACACTGTATTTCACAGTGGGGCTATGATTTCCGTCCTGCTTATCTTGATATAAAAATCTTAAGGACATTGCATCCGGGAGTTCCTGTACTTGCACTGACGGCGACGGCTGTTGAAAGAGTTGTCGAAGATATTCAAGAAAAGCTCGACTTCGACCCTCAGCATAGCCATGTGCTTAAGAGGAGTTTTTTTCGTGATAACTTGGCATATATGGCTCTGTTTGAGGAAAACAAGATGCAACGCTTGCTAAGGATTATTAATCGTACGCCGGGCTCTGGGATTGTCTATGTTCGAAGTCGCCGTGAAACCAAAGAGATTGCCAGATTTTTGATTATGAACGGCATCAATGCCGACTATTATCATGCAGGGTTAGGCACGAATGAAAGGAACCGGAAACAAGATGCTTGGATGAAAAATGAGACTCAAATTATCGTCTCTACAAATGCCTTCGGGATGGGAATTGATAAGCCTAATGTACGCTTGGTAGTACATCTAGATATACCCGAACATCTTGAAGCCTATTTTCAAGAAGCCGGACGAGCGGGGCGAGATGGAAATAAGTCTTACGCCGTACTCCTTTACAATGAAGCCGACAAATTGAAGCTGAAATCTAATTTTGAACAAAGTTTTCCCAGTGTCCAAGAAGTTGCTCAAACCTATTTTCAATTAGGTAATTATTTTCAATTAGCCTATGGGGCAGGCGAGGGTGTCGTTTTTGATTTTGATATCGGAGACTTTTGTAAGCGTTACACGCTCAATGTTATTAAAACGATGGCGTCATTGAAGTTTCTGGAACGAGATGAATGGATCAGCGTCACCGAAAATGTGTTTCTGCCTTCTAGGATCAGTTTCGAAGTGGACGCAACCGAATTATATCGCTTTCAGGTTGAACATGCCAATATGGATTCGGTTATTAAGTTTATCCTCCGTACTTATGGTCCTGCATTTGATCACTTTGTTGATATAAGAGAGACAGATGTTGCACGAAAACTGAACCTTCCGACTCAACATGTCTATTCTCTTTTGCAGAAAATGAATGATATGGGCGTGCTGACCTATTTAAAACAAAAAGATAGTCCACAGCTTCAATTTATGCGTCCCAGAAGTGATACAAAACACTTAACGGTTGATCATCAGTATATTGTAGAGAGGAAGCGTATCGCTGAAGCACAATTGAAATCAATATTCAACTACTTAGAGAATGACGAATGTCGGAGTCGGAAATTGTTGGCTTACTTTGGAGAAAACGAATCTCCCGATTGTCTGATCTGCGATGTATGTATTTTGAAGCGGAGTGCCGGAAGCGATGAAGAGCTAGAAGGAAAAATATATGTCGAGATAACCAATTTGCTGGTAGATGGACCTTTGACACTCGATGAACTGGTTGACGGAATAGATAATGGCAGTGATAAAATGAAACTTAGTTTTATACGTAAGCTTATCGACTCTGGCGAAATTAAAATGAATAATGGAAAGTATTACCAAAAATAA